In a single window of the Roseiconus lacunae genome:
- a CDS encoding RNA polymerase sigma factor: MSVSTPPLPQTTSTAATLTDDPFAQTVIRRCVGRLLRYPEFAPHEAEDLHQELQAELDRAMRSHDATIGHRNPFITMVVNRAATNLRAYRLHKIRDDREVTSLNVMVESGGERRELIQCISEDDNRNRIETAKLSDTELVDLRHDLVVVIATLPEHWQRLLKLRTDHSLRECSQIMDVPLSTLKYWMAKIAVVFREQGLHEYLV; encoded by the coding sequence ATGTCTGTTTCAACACCTCCTCTGCCCCAAACCACTTCGACCGCCGCGACACTCACCGACGACCCCTTTGCTCAGACGGTCATTCGCCGCTGCGTCGGTCGTCTTTTGCGCTACCCGGAATTCGCTCCGCACGAAGCGGAAGACCTGCATCAGGAACTGCAGGCTGAACTCGATCGGGCGATGCGATCGCACGACGCGACGATTGGCCACCGGAATCCGTTCATCACGATGGTCGTCAACCGAGCTGCCACCAACCTGCGTGCCTATCGATTGCACAAGATTCGCGATGATCGCGAGGTGACGTCGCTGAACGTGATGGTCGAATCCGGTGGTGAGCGCCGCGAGTTGATCCAGTGCATCAGCGAAGACGACAACCGAAACCGCATCGAAACGGCAAAGCTGTCGGACACGGAGCTGGTTGACTTGCGCCACGACTTGGTCGTGGTCATCGCAACGCTTCCCGAGCACTGGCAACGGCTTCTGAAGCTGCGCACCGACCATTCGCTGCGAGAGTGTTCGCAAATCATGGATGTGCCCCTTTCGACGCTGAAGTACTGGATGGCCAAGATCGCCGTCGTGTTTCGTGAGCAAGGTCTGCACGAGTACCTGGTCTGA